A region of Anaerolineales bacterium DNA encodes the following proteins:
- a CDS encoding DUF6504 family protein: MSTEGLRPGPFIDAEVVVEFEHAPALTKTPDAPVAFRWEGTTLRVEAVLATWTDYRRRGRMALNMQPAHRTTAARRGSWGVGRFYFRLRTSPGRVFDLYYDRAPQRAGDRGGHWYLWREWIA; the protein is encoded by the coding sequence ATGTCAACCGAAGGCTTGCGCCCGGGCCCGTTCATTGATGCTGAGGTGGTGGTCGAATTCGAGCATGCCCCGGCGCTGACCAAGACGCCGGACGCACCGGTCGCCTTCCGCTGGGAAGGCACAACCTTGCGGGTCGAAGCCGTCTTGGCGACCTGGACCGACTACCGCCGCCGGGGCCGGATGGCCCTCAACATGCAGCCTGCCCATCGGACGACGGCGGCCCGCCGCGGTTCTTGGGGGGTGGGCCGGTTCTACTTCCGTCTGCGGACATCGCCCGGGCGGGTGTTTGATCTGTACTACGATCGGGCGCCCCAGCGTGCCGGCGACCGGGGCGGACATTGGTACCTGTGGCGCGAATGGATCGCCTGA
- a CDS encoding metalloregulator ArsR/SmtB family transcription factor: protein MLPSLHKEVHQLHSHLCAGLADPTRILLLYALVDGPHNVTELTQAVGAPQPTVSRHLKVLRERGLVKAQREGQSIYYAVADMRVVQALDLMRAVLAESLKSQAELADSANQPLTAA, encoded by the coding sequence ATGCTGCCCTCGCTCCACAAGGAGGTTCACCAGCTGCACTCACACCTGTGCGCCGGCCTGGCGGACCCGACCCGCATCCTGCTGTTGTATGCCTTGGTGGACGGCCCCCACAACGTGACCGAGCTCACCCAGGCCGTGGGCGCGCCCCAGCCCACCGTCTCCCGCCATCTCAAGGTGCTGCGCGAACGGGGTCTGGTCAAGGCCCAGCGCGAGGGACAGTCGATCTACTACGCCGTCGCCGACATGCGTGTTGTCCAGGCGCTCGATCTGATGCGGGCTGTGCTGGCCGAGTCACTGAAGTCTCAGGCGGAGCTCGCCGATAGCGCCAACCAGCCGCTGACAGCCGCCTAG
- a CDS encoding phosphatase PAP2 family protein — protein sequence MEAWLAWGIPLIVGLQALGDWLFVPMRFFSLLGSEAFYLLIMPSVLWCLDPGIGLRMGLVLLTSASINNILKLTFGWPRPYWVSDQVRALAHEGSFGMPSGHAQNALAVWGILALQRRRMAWGILLGALILAISLSRLYLGVHFPSDVIGGWLVGAIVLLVVTLLERPFEAWLFRQPPGLQLLSPMILSLGLLAAGLLVADRTAERIVPGEWTAAAAAAFPDEATIDPKNPSGIVSASGSLLGLGVGAVLLRRWGRFRAAGPVGQRLLRLIAGLAGIMILYYGLGALRPHGVGDLSQALRFVNYAAVGLWIAFGAPWAFVRLKLA from the coding sequence CTGTTTGTGCCGATGCGCTTCTTCAGCCTTCTGGGCAGCGAGGCCTTCTATCTCTTGATCATGCCCAGCGTCCTGTGGTGCCTGGACCCCGGGATCGGGCTGCGCATGGGTCTGGTGCTGCTGACCAGCGCCTCCATCAACAACATCCTGAAACTGACCTTTGGCTGGCCGCGGCCGTACTGGGTAAGCGACCAGGTGCGTGCCCTGGCGCATGAGGGCTCCTTCGGCATGCCGTCGGGGCACGCCCAGAACGCACTTGCCGTGTGGGGCATCCTCGCACTCCAACGGCGGCGGATGGCCTGGGGGATCCTGCTTGGCGCATTGATCTTGGCGATCTCCCTCTCCCGACTGTACCTCGGCGTACATTTCCCCAGCGACGTGATCGGCGGTTGGCTGGTGGGTGCGATCGTGCTGCTGGTGGTCACGCTGCTGGAACGCCCCTTCGAGGCCTGGCTCTTCCGCCAGCCGCCGGGGCTGCAGCTGCTCTCACCCATGATCCTCTCGCTCGGGTTGCTGGCGGCCGGGCTGCTGGTCGCCGACCGGACGGCCGAGCGGATCGTGCCCGGCGAGTGGACGGCCGCCGCCGCAGCAGCATTCCCGGACGAAGCCACGATCGACCCCAAGAACCCGAGTGGGATTGTCTCCGCCTCCGGCAGCCTGTTAGGGCTGGGTGTGGGCGCAGTCCTACTGCGCCGCTGGGGTCGCTTCCGCGCCGCAGGACCGGTGGGTCAGCGGTTGCTGCGACTGATCGCCGGGCTGGCGGGGATCATGATCCTCTACTACGGCCTGGGAGCCCTGCGACCGCACGGCGTGGGTGACCTGTCGCAAGCCTTGCGGTTCGTGAACTACGCCGCCGTGGGACTGTGGATTGCCTTCGGCGCACCCTGGGCGTTTGTTCGCCTGAAACTCGCCTAG
- a CDS encoding thioredoxin family protein — protein sequence MAAKPVVDRLEEQFDPQLAVIRLNVQNAATEPLARRYGVQYTPTFLLFDGQGQILLRSVGAIDPQVVERALSGAA from the coding sequence ATGGCCGCCAAGCCGGTCGTTGACCGGCTCGAAGAGCAGTTCGACCCGCAGCTGGCGGTGATTCGGTTGAACGTCCAGAATGCAGCCACTGAGCCTCTAGCCCGCCGTTACGGCGTGCAGTACACGCCGACCTTCCTGCTGTTCGACGGCCAGGGGCAGATCCTGCTGCGCAGCGTCGGCGCCATCGACCCTCAGGTGGTTGAGCGAGCCTTGAGCGGCGCAGCATGA
- the fusA gene encoding elongation factor G produces the protein MKEYPTESLRNVALVSHGGAGKSSLAEALLYLTGAVNRLGKIEEGNTVSDFEDEEIRRKLSLSTAILSLEYKDHKVNVLDAPGYTDFIGEVISALRVADGAVVLVDSVAGVEVGTEVVWQYCDAFKLPRFVVIAKMDRENASFQRALDSIRQLSGDVTFVPIQLPMGEGHDYKGVIDLFSMTARTGTGEQQEPIPAGLQAEADAARLRLVEAAAEGDDNLLEKYLNGEALSADEVKRGFRAAVRSGRFVPVLSTAGTAGVGGAPLLEAILSLIPSPAEVPAAVAQGGKGEETLPASDSGPLAVYVWKTTADPFVGKLTYLRVYSSALQSDSRLWNQTKSSEERVGTLHVMRGKEQIPVRVLHAGDIGTVAKLSAAGTGDTLCEKPHPLSLPVPAYPNALYAVAVLPKTQADSTKMGTALSRLSEEDPTIKWHQEPSTNQTILQGMGDQHIDVGIRRAESKFQVGLLTETPRVPYRETITRSGQAMHRHKKQTGGAGQFAEVHLAVEPLPDEDFSFENKVVGGAISHSFMPAIEKGVRGVLKSGVLAGYPVHNVRVMVTDGKEHPVDSKAVAFEVAGRESFKLAFREAGPVLLEPIMTVRVAIPEASLGDVMGDLNTRRARVQGMDTERGRTTVIAQIPHAEILRYTSDLRSITGGRGAFTMDYSHHEVVPAHIAEQIIAARQKETGKQEAE, from the coding sequence ATGAAGGAATATCCAACCGAATCCCTGCGGAACGTCGCTCTGGTTTCCCATGGCGGCGCGGGCAAGTCCTCCTTGGCCGAGGCGTTGCTGTACCTGACGGGCGCGGTCAACCGCCTGGGCAAGATCGAAGAAGGCAACACGGTCTCCGACTTCGAAGACGAAGAGATCCGCCGCAAGCTCTCCCTCTCGACCGCGATCCTCAGCCTGGAATACAAAGACCACAAGGTGAACGTCCTCGACGCACCCGGGTACACTGACTTTATCGGCGAGGTGATTTCGGCGCTGCGGGTGGCGGACGGGGCTGTGGTGCTGGTGGATTCCGTCGCCGGCGTCGAGGTCGGCACGGAGGTCGTCTGGCAGTATTGCGATGCTTTCAAGCTGCCGCGCTTCGTCGTCATCGCCAAGATGGACCGCGAGAACGCCAGCTTCCAGCGGGCGCTGGATTCGATTCGCCAGCTCTCGGGCGACGTGACGTTCGTGCCGATTCAGCTGCCGATGGGTGAGGGGCACGACTACAAGGGGGTCATCGATCTGTTCAGCATGACCGCCCGCACCGGCACCGGTGAGCAGCAGGAGCCGATCCCGGCCGGCTTGCAGGCAGAGGCCGACGCGGCCCGCCTGCGCCTGGTCGAAGCGGCCGCCGAAGGCGATGACAACCTGCTGGAGAAGTACCTGAATGGCGAGGCGCTGAGTGCGGACGAAGTGAAGCGCGGGTTCCGCGCCGCCGTGCGCTCCGGCCGGTTCGTCCCGGTGCTCTCAACGGCGGGGACGGCGGGTGTCGGCGGGGCACCCCTGCTGGAGGCGATTCTCAGCTTGATCCCCTCCCCGGCCGAAGTGCCGGCCGCCGTGGCCCAGGGCGGCAAGGGCGAGGAGACGCTCCCCGCCAGCGACAGCGGGCCGCTGGCGGTGTATGTCTGGAAGACCACCGCCGATCCTTTCGTCGGCAAGCTGACGTACCTTCGGGTGTACTCGAGTGCCCTGCAGTCCGACAGCCGGCTGTGGAATCAGACTAAGAGTAGCGAAGAGCGGGTCGGCACCCTGCACGTGATGCGAGGCAAGGAGCAGATCCCGGTCAGGGTGCTGCACGCCGGCGATATCGGGACGGTGGCCAAGCTCAGCGCCGCCGGAACCGGCGACACGTTGTGCGAAAAACCCCACCCGCTGTCGCTGCCGGTGCCGGCCTATCCCAACGCCTTGTATGCCGTGGCCGTCCTGCCGAAAACCCAGGCGGATTCGACCAAGATGGGCACCGCACTCTCCCGGTTGTCCGAAGAAGACCCGACGATCAAGTGGCACCAGGAACCGAGCACGAACCAGACCATCCTGCAGGGCATGGGCGACCAGCATATCGATGTCGGCATCCGCCGGGCAGAGAGCAAATTCCAGGTGGGCTTGCTGACCGAGACCCCACGCGTTCCCTACCGCGAGACGATCACCAGGTCCGGCCAGGCGATGCACCGCCACAAGAAGCAGACCGGCGGCGCCGGGCAGTTCGCCGAGGTCCACCTGGCCGTCGAGCCGCTGCCGGACGAGGACTTCTCCTTTGAGAACAAGGTGGTCGGGGGGGCGATCTCCCACTCCTTCATGCCCGCCATTGAGAAGGGCGTGCGCGGTGTGCTGAAGAGCGGGGTGCTCGCCGGCTACCCGGTGCACAACGTCCGGGTGATGGTGACCGACGGCAAGGAGCACCCGGTGGACTCGAAGGCGGTGGCCTTCGAAGTGGCCGGCCGCGAGTCCTTCAAGCTGGCGTTCCGCGAGGCCGGTCCGGTGCTGCTGGAGCCGATCATGACGGTCCGGGTGGCGATCCCGGAAGCCAGCCTGGGGGATGTGATGGGAGACCTGAACACCCGCCGGGCGAGGGTACAGGGGATGGACACCGAGCGCGGGCGGACCACGGTCATAGCTCAGATTCCGCATGCCGAGATCTTGCGCTACACGAGTGACCTGCGTTCGATCACCGGCGGGCGCGGCGCGTTCACGATGGACTACAGCCACCATGAGGTGGTGCCGGCGCACATCGCCGAGCAGATCATCGCCGCTCGCCAGAAGGAAACCGGCAAGCAGGAGGCCGAGTAG
- a CDS encoding DsrE/DsrF/DrsH-like family protein, with amino-acid sequence MAEKNRKMAFICSKGDLDMAYPALIMGWAALGDGIDVMVFFTFWGMDMITKSRFHRLEIAPVANTSMKMKLMGLPTGNLGIPNWMGILPGMTAFATWLMRKKMAGVGAPPVPEYLQMMVDGGAKLYACKMTGDMMGLKKEDYIDAVADIVTVNEFLDMTEDAQIIFI; translated from the coding sequence ATGGCTGAGAAGAACCGCAAGATGGCATTCATCTGCTCGAAGGGCGACCTGGACATGGCCTACCCGGCGCTGATCATGGGCTGGGCTGCGCTCGGCGACGGGATCGACGTGATGGTCTTCTTCACGTTCTGGGGGATGGATATGATCACCAAGTCGCGTTTCCACCGACTGGAGATCGCGCCCGTGGCCAATACCAGCATGAAGATGAAGCTGATGGGCCTGCCAACAGGCAACCTCGGGATCCCGAATTGGATGGGCATCCTGCCCGGGATGACGGCCTTCGCCACCTGGCTGATGCGCAAGAAGATGGCCGGCGTCGGCGCGCCTCCAGTGCCCGAGTACCTGCAGATGATGGTCGACGGCGGCGCCAAGCTGTACGCCTGCAAGATGACGGGCGATATGATGGGCCTCAAGAAAGAGGACTACATCGATGCCGTGGCCGACATTGTGACGGTCAATGAGTTCCTGGACATGACCGAAGACGCGCAGATCATCTTCATCTAG
- a CDS encoding TusE/DsrC/DsvC family sulfur relay protein: MATRTIAGRTVQVNDEGFMTDPAEWAREIAVEIARDEAIDPLSEAHWQVIDFCRKAAQDSGKAPTLRQITTGTGITTKDLFALYPKGPAKKVARISGLGKPEGCV; this comes from the coding sequence ATGGCAACCCGCACGATCGCTGGCAGGACAGTTCAAGTCAATGACGAAGGCTTTATGACCGACCCGGCCGAGTGGGCCCGGGAGATCGCGGTCGAGATCGCCCGGGATGAGGCGATCGATCCGCTCAGCGAGGCCCACTGGCAGGTGATCGACTTCTGCCGCAAGGCCGCCCAGGATTCCGGCAAGGCGCCGACCCTGCGCCAGATCACAACCGGCACCGGGATCACCACCAAGGATCTGTTCGCGCTATACCCGAAGGGACCGGCCAAGAAGGTCGCGCGCATCTCCGGGCTCGGCAAGCCCGAAGGCTGCGTCTAG
- a CDS encoding DUF1641 domain-containing protein, giving the protein MDTSLALDDLALLHAKLDHLTNLLEGQRRRQQEMDELKRDLIPIANQMVQLTIDQLAEIDSEFQLEDLLYLLKRLLRNTRKLVMALDRLDAVMGLADEATLIGPQVFDQAVETLDQLERKGYFRLARQGGRIVDQIVTEFSEDDVRLLGDNIVLILNTIKDLTQPEILRFVRSTLLIAEQEIDKPVDVSYGGLLRQMRDPAVRRGLALTMRVLHVIGAPADDRERPQAAGGLSPG; this is encoded by the coding sequence ATGGACACCTCACTCGCCCTCGACGACCTGGCCCTGCTGCACGCCAAGCTCGACCATCTGACCAACCTGCTGGAAGGACAGCGGCGCCGCCAGCAGGAAATGGACGAACTCAAGCGCGATCTGATTCCAATCGCCAATCAGATGGTGCAGTTGACCATCGACCAGCTGGCGGAGATCGACAGCGAATTCCAGCTCGAGGACCTGCTGTACCTGCTCAAGCGCCTGCTACGAAATACCCGCAAGCTGGTCATGGCGCTGGATCGGCTGGACGCGGTGATGGGCCTGGCCGACGAAGCCACGCTGATCGGACCCCAGGTATTTGATCAGGCGGTGGAGACGCTGGATCAGCTGGAGCGCAAGGGCTATTTCCGCCTCGCCCGCCAGGGAGGGCGGATCGTCGATCAGATCGTGACCGAATTCAGCGAAGACGACGTCCGCCTGCTGGGTGACAACATCGTGCTGATCCTGAACACCATCAAGGACCTTACCCAGCCGGAGATCCTCCGCTTTGTTCGAAGCACGCTCCTGATCGCCGAGCAGGAGATCGACAAGCCGGTCGATGTCTCGTACGGCGGTCTGTTGCGCCAGATGCGCGACCCGGCTGTCCGCCGCGGTCTGGCCCTGACGATGCGCGTCCTGCATGTCATCGGCGCCCCGGCGGACGACCGCGAGCGGCCGCAGGCCGCTGGAGGGCTGAGCCCCGGCTGA
- a CDS encoding methyltransferase domain-containing protein produces MKRLFFELRYLLGDTPWDTGVSPPELLAYLHRHPPGRALDLGCGTGTNTLALAERGWEVTAIDFSSGALRVARRRFSR; encoded by the coding sequence ATGAAGCGGCTGTTCTTTGAACTTCGCTACTTGCTGGGTGACACTCCTTGGGACACCGGCGTCTCGCCTCCCGAACTTCTGGCTTACCTCCACCGACATCCCCCGGGGCGGGCGCTCGATCTGGGCTGCGGCACGGGAACCAACACTCTGGCCCTGGCCGAACGCGGTTGGGAGGTCACGGCGATCGACTTCTCGTCGGGCGCTCTGCGGGTCGCCCGCCGCAGGTTCTCACGG
- a CDS encoding NAD(P)/FAD-dependent oxidoreductase — MKTLLILGAGTAGTMVANKMSQHLDPTEWKMIIVDADENHYYQPGLLFIPFGIYAPGDVVKKKRDFLPPTAEFVISDIELIEPDANRVGLARDNRTIEYDYLVIATGTQIHPEQIPGLRDNGWHKNVFDFYTHEGAVALSRFLKFWKGGRLVLNVVEMPIKCPVAPLEFLFLADWYFQQRGMRDRVELVYATPLSGAFTKPKASAMLGDMLQRKNILLEPDFNLMEVDHEKHALRSYDEREVPFDLLVSVPTNMGSPVIQRSGMGNELNYVPTHKHTLQSIKWQNVWVIGDAADVPTSKAGSVAHFMLEVLVENMLRHMEGLDPLPKFDGHANCFIESGFDKGILIDFNYDVEPLPGKYPLPGLGPFSLLQESPVNHWGKMTFRWVYWNVLLKGGELPFESQMTMAGKWS, encoded by the coding sequence ATGAAAACCCTGCTGATCCTGGGAGCCGGAACCGCCGGCACGATGGTCGCCAACAAAATGTCCCAGCACCTGGATCCCACCGAGTGGAAGATGATCATCGTCGACGCCGACGAGAACCACTACTATCAGCCCGGCCTGCTGTTCATCCCCTTCGGCATCTACGCCCCCGGCGACGTGGTCAAGAAGAAGCGCGATTTCCTTCCGCCCACGGCGGAGTTCGTGATCTCGGACATCGAATTGATCGAGCCGGACGCCAACCGGGTTGGCCTGGCCCGTGACAACCGGACGATCGAATATGACTATCTGGTGATCGCCACCGGCACCCAGATCCACCCCGAGCAGATCCCTGGGCTGCGCGACAACGGCTGGCACAAGAACGTCTTTGACTTCTACACCCACGAGGGCGCTGTCGCCCTGAGCCGGTTCCTTAAGTTCTGGAAGGGCGGCCGGCTGGTCCTGAATGTTGTCGAGATGCCAATCAAGTGCCCGGTGGCGCCGCTGGAGTTCCTCTTTCTGGCCGACTGGTACTTCCAGCAACGCGGCATGCGCGATCGGGTGGAACTGGTGTATGCCACACCCCTGTCGGGCGCATTCACCAAGCCCAAGGCCTCCGCCATGCTCGGCGATATGCTCCAGCGCAAGAATATCCTGCTGGAGCCGGATTTCAACCTGATGGAGGTCGACCACGAGAAGCATGCCCTGCGCTCGTACGACGAGCGCGAGGTCCCCTTCGATCTTCTGGTGAGTGTCCCCACCAACATGGGTTCGCCCGTCATCCAGCGTTCCGGGATGGGCAACGAGCTGAACTATGTGCCAACCCACAAGCACACCCTGCAGTCGATCAAGTGGCAGAACGTGTGGGTGATCGGCGACGCCGCCGATGTCCCCACCTCGAAGGCGGGCTCGGTCGCCCACTTCATGCTGGAGGTCCTGGTCGAGAACATGCTCCGCCACATGGAGGGCCTGGATCCGCTGCCCAAGTTCGATGGCCACGCCAACTGCTTCATCGAGTCCGGCTTCGACAAGGGGATCCTGATCGATTTCAATTACGACGTCGAGCCGCTTCCGGGCAAGTATCCGCTCCCCGGCCTCGGGCCGTTCTCCCTGCTCCAGGAGTCACCCGTCAACCACTGGGGCAAGATGACCTTCCGCTGGGTGTACTGGAACGTGCTGCTCAAGGGCGGCGAGTTGCCCTTCGAGTCCCAGATGACCATGGCCGGGAAGTGGAGCTGA